CCCGCTGCGGTTCGGTCGCCGCCGGCCGGCACCACCGAAGTTGCCGACGGTCGCCTGGATCAACGAGCCACAGGAGGAGGTGGTCGCACAGAACGAGTGACGAGGGCGTGTCTCAAAGTGCTTGACAAGTTCCGGGGTGGCCTGCGGGTCCGGGCCAAGACCGGCACCCTGTTGGGCGGCGTCTCGGCGCTCTCCGGCTGGGTGTGGGGCGAGCGATCGGAGCGGTGGGACGAGTTCTCCGTCTTGTCCGAGGGCCTCACCAAGGCCCGCGCCGTCTCCGTGGAGAACGCCGTGGCGACGATCCTTTCGACGTACGCCTAGCGTGTCGACAGTGACTCTGCCGAACGGCAAGCACGGCACTGCGGTCGTAGTGGCCCCGAGCGACTCCCTCTGGCCACGAGCAGAGGAGCATCGGGATGAACACCCTGCCTCGCCAAGGCCTCAAGGCCCTCGGGGCTTCCCCCGATCCTGACTATGGTCCAGCAATCCAGGGGGAGGAAAGATGAAGAAGCGCATCGTATCGGTCGGCCTGGCAGCCATGTTCGCGCTCACGGCGCCCGGGGCGCTCCCGGCCCCGGCCGCCGGGCGCTCGGGACGACCAGGATCCACGTAACGGGCGGAAGCCACATCGTCGTCTCAGCCGGCTGAGGCGGCCCGAGACAAGGGCGGAGAACACACGACATTCCACCGGCCGACCTCAATGTCTGGGGCCACGCAACCGGGCGTGCGGCATGCCCGCTGCCTAACGGAAGGTGGCGTTCCCCTTGTTCGTTCGGCACTGTGATCGACG
The Actinomycetota bacterium DNA segment above includes these coding regions:
- a CDS encoding D-alanyl-D-alanine carboxypeptidase, with the protein product MLDKFRGGLRVRAKTGTLLGGVSALSGWVWGERSERWDEFSVLSEGLTKARAVSVENAVATILSTYA